A genomic segment from Deltaproteobacteria bacterium encodes:
- a CDS encoding cytoplasmic protein yields the protein MQRETYKDFDATELFCPNCRRAVPVRKRLLLILSNGDKYDYSCVFCGTSVGDKTVSQKDNFRIEIK from the coding sequence ATGCAGAGGGAAACGTACAAAGACTTTGATGCCACGGAACTCTTTTGCCCCAATTGCAGGAGGGCCGTCCCGGTGAGAAAGAGGCTCCTGCTGATCCTGTCTAATGGCGATAAATATGATTACTCATGCGTATTCTGCGGAACGTCAGTAGGGGATAAAACGGTCTCACAGAAGGATAATTTCAGGATAGAGATAAAATAA